A stretch of the Neorhodopirellula lusitana genome encodes the following:
- a CDS encoding redoxin domain-containing protein — MSKAFTRRGPRQSVRRLSALLATGLMAMPFATSHAAPPSAKAALGLKPVQNDVEYDLVTGDAADRCTVRDIERKDWSGWEVVAADGSLLRRFADTNGDKKVDLWSYFQYGIEVYRDVDANFNGKADQYRWMATGGTRWGLDQNEDGQIDQWKMISAEETTKELISALATADADRFAVLLATPRELKDAGIGEDLLDSLVRKATRAASKFKDYARSQKAVARDAKWIQFASAAPGVVPAGEMGFDKDVIAYENAVAMFDNGDKSGSGQLLVGTIVRIDNSWKLIDLPVLAEPGEPIAQSGGNFFTPGGANAASPTGSSAGDSKTQELVGALESIDAKLSQATAAKDIAILNEKRADVVERLVSASTTAEERDTWTRQLVDTVSVAVQSGAYPGGLKRLQTLAKTLSRAKGSQSEALQAYTEYQLIGTEYIARQSPDADFAEIQEWWLGELNGFADRYPRAPETAQAKLQLALSKEFEDQEREALGFYKEVARDFRGTDAAERAAGAVRRLESVGHEVDLEGRTIDGKPFRLSQLRGRPVVLHYWASWCEPCKQDMKRLRSLQARYQRAGLQLVGVNIDNTRQQGVEFLKENSLPWTQLYEDGGLEGSPLSRQFGVQTLPTMMLIDSKGRVVRHNVGVAELDDELADMTKSR; from the coding sequence ATGAGTAAAGCGTTTACCCGCCGCGGGCCCCGTCAGTCGGTGCGCCGCCTCTCCGCACTCCTTGCCACCGGGCTGATGGCAATGCCGTTCGCAACTTCCCACGCTGCGCCGCCGTCGGCGAAAGCAGCATTGGGGCTGAAGCCGGTTCAAAATGACGTCGAATACGACCTCGTCACGGGCGACGCAGCGGATCGCTGCACGGTGCGAGATATCGAGCGAAAAGATTGGTCGGGCTGGGAAGTCGTAGCTGCCGATGGATCGCTGTTACGCCGCTTCGCGGACACCAATGGCGACAAAAAGGTCGACCTGTGGAGCTATTTCCAGTACGGCATCGAGGTTTACCGCGATGTCGATGCGAACTTCAACGGCAAGGCCGACCAGTATCGCTGGATGGCCACCGGCGGGACTCGCTGGGGCTTGGACCAGAACGAAGACGGCCAAATTGACCAATGGAAGATGATCTCGGCCGAGGAAACGACCAAAGAGTTGATTTCGGCACTCGCTACGGCTGACGCGGATCGTTTCGCCGTCCTATTGGCCACCCCGCGGGAACTGAAGGACGCCGGCATCGGCGAAGACTTGCTGGACAGCCTGGTTCGTAAAGCAACCCGTGCGGCATCCAAGTTCAAAGACTACGCTCGCTCCCAAAAGGCGGTGGCTCGTGACGCGAAGTGGATTCAGTTCGCCTCAGCGGCTCCCGGCGTCGTCCCGGCTGGCGAAATGGGCTTCGACAAAGACGTGATCGCCTACGAGAACGCGGTGGCGATGTTCGATAACGGCGACAAATCGGGCTCCGGCCAATTGCTGGTCGGCACGATCGTTCGCATCGATAACAGCTGGAAGCTGATTGACCTTCCTGTGCTTGCTGAGCCAGGCGAGCCAATTGCTCAATCGGGCGGCAACTTCTTCACCCCAGGTGGTGCCAATGCGGCCTCGCCAACGGGATCGAGTGCCGGTGATTCGAAGACCCAAGAATTGGTGGGTGCACTCGAGTCCATTGATGCCAAGCTTTCCCAAGCGACCGCAGCGAAAGACATCGCGATCCTGAACGAGAAACGTGCCGACGTGGTCGAACGTCTGGTCAGTGCCTCAACAACCGCCGAAGAACGCGACACCTGGACTCGCCAACTGGTCGACACGGTCAGCGTGGCCGTCCAAAGCGGAGCCTACCCTGGCGGCCTGAAACGCCTACAAACCCTGGCCAAAACGCTTTCGCGGGCCAAGGGATCTCAGAGCGAAGCTTTGCAAGCCTATACCGAGTACCAACTGATCGGTACGGAGTACATCGCTCGCCAAAGCCCGGATGCTGATTTCGCCGAGATCCAAGAATGGTGGTTGGGCGAACTGAACGGTTTCGCCGATCGTTACCCACGTGCACCTGAAACCGCGCAAGCGAAACTTCAGTTGGCGTTGAGCAAAGAATTCGAAGACCAAGAGCGTGAGGCCCTTGGATTCTACAAAGAGGTCGCCCGCGATTTCCGTGGCACCGATGCTGCCGAACGTGCTGCTGGCGCGGTTCGCCGCTTGGAATCGGTGGGGCATGAAGTGGACTTGGAAGGCCGCACCATCGACGGCAAACCTTTCCGCCTTTCGCAACTGCGTGGCCGCCCCGTCGTCCTGCACTACTGGGCGAGTTGGTGTGAACCTTGCAAGCAAGACATGAAGCGTCTTCGCAGCCTACAGGCCCGCTATCAACGAGCAGGCTTGCAGTTGGTGGGCGTCAATATCGACAACACCCGCCAGCAAGGCGTTGAGTTCTTGAAAGAGAACTCGTTGCCGTGGACTCAGCTGTATGAAGACGGCGGCTTGGAAGGCAGCCCGCTGTCGCGTCAGTTCGGCGTGCAAACGCTACCCACAATGATGCTGATCGACTCCAAGGGCCGTGTCGTCCGCCACAACGTTGGCGTGGCGGAACTGGATGACGAGCTGGCTGACATGACGAAATCGCGTTAG
- a CDS encoding 2Fe-2S iron-sulfur cluster-binding protein: MPKLTVENVGTFDVPAGKRLVKALTEEAGTDQLHACGGVSRCTTCRVEFIEGEPDKMTAAEKETLRVREVTGEGVRLSCQVECDHDMSVRVISRLEGSGRKDQGGPVADEMQPEPEWTTKD; this comes from the coding sequence ATGCCCAAACTAACTGTAGAAAACGTTGGAACCTTCGACGTTCCAGCGGGAAAACGTCTCGTCAAAGCCCTCACTGAAGAGGCCGGAACCGATCAGCTTCATGCTTGCGGTGGCGTTTCGAGGTGCACGACTTGCCGAGTCGAATTCATCGAAGGCGAACCGGACAAAATGACCGCTGCGGAAAAGGAAACCCTGCGGGTCCGCGAGGTCACCGGCGAAGGCGTGCGATTGAGCTGCCAGGTGGAGTGCGACCATGACATGTCGGTTCGCGTGATCAGCCGTCTCGAGGGCAGTGGCCGGAAAGACCAAGGCGGTCCCGTCGCCGACGAAATGCAGCCTGAGCCCGAATGGACAACCAAGGACTGA
- a CDS encoding diaminopimelate decarboxylase yields the protein MPVKTLPFDRELIERIAAEYPTPFVMYHEEGIRKRARDLNQAFAWNDGFQQYFAVKATPNPHILAMLAEEGNGADCSSVAELITCERLGITGQDVMFTSNNTTLEEFKVANDLGAIINLDTPHHIDQLQQLDRLPEMVSFRFNPGPERQGNVIIGDPKEAKFGCTREQIFEGYKACAKLGIEHFGLHAMVVSNELNIDALLQTAEMLFELAVQIRQETGVTVECINLGGGIGVAYRPEEDEVDLEAFGNGVKDLYESKLVAADFPPVRLMMENGRSMTGPYGYLISKVINQKGSYKNYVGVDACMSNLMRPGMYGAYHHISVLDKQDQPQDQVVDVVGSLCENNDKFAIDRAMPETEVGDIVVIHDAGAHGHSMGFQYNGRLRSAEIIFNDAGEFRQIRRAENFDDYFSTVDFNAVKIDRKESATSV from the coding sequence ATGCCCGTTAAGACTCTGCCCTTCGATCGTGAGTTGATCGAACGCATCGCTGCCGAATATCCCACGCCGTTTGTGATGTACCACGAAGAAGGCATTCGCAAACGGGCTCGCGACCTGAACCAAGCGTTCGCTTGGAACGACGGCTTTCAACAGTATTTCGCCGTCAAAGCGACTCCCAACCCGCACATCCTGGCCATGCTCGCCGAGGAAGGTAACGGAGCGGATTGCAGCAGTGTGGCGGAGCTGATCACGTGCGAGCGATTGGGCATCACCGGTCAAGATGTGATGTTCACGTCCAACAACACCACGCTCGAAGAATTCAAGGTCGCCAATGACCTGGGGGCGATCATCAACCTCGACACTCCGCATCACATCGACCAGCTACAGCAGCTCGATCGTCTGCCCGAGATGGTCTCGTTCCGTTTCAATCCAGGGCCAGAACGTCAAGGCAATGTGATCATTGGCGACCCGAAAGAAGCCAAGTTCGGCTGCACCCGAGAGCAGATCTTCGAAGGCTACAAAGCATGTGCCAAGCTCGGTATCGAGCATTTCGGACTGCATGCGATGGTCGTTTCGAACGAGTTGAACATCGACGCACTGTTGCAAACCGCGGAGATGCTGTTTGAATTGGCGGTGCAAATTCGTCAGGAAACCGGCGTGACCGTCGAGTGCATTAACCTGGGTGGCGGCATCGGTGTCGCGTACCGCCCCGAAGAAGATGAAGTGGACTTGGAGGCGTTTGGAAACGGCGTGAAAGACCTCTACGAAAGCAAGTTGGTTGCTGCCGATTTCCCACCCGTTCGCTTGATGATGGAAAACGGACGCTCGATGACAGGACCTTATGGTTACCTGATTTCCAAGGTCATTAACCAAAAAGGTTCCTACAAGAACTACGTCGGTGTCGATGCCTGCATGAGCAACCTGATGCGTCCAGGCATGTACGGTGCCTATCACCATATCAGTGTGCTGGACAAGCAAGATCAGCCCCAAGATCAGGTCGTCGATGTTGTTGGCTCGCTTTGTGAAAACAACGATAAGTTCGCGATCGACCGCGCGATGCCCGAGACCGAAGTCGGTGACATCGTCGTCATTCACGACGCCGGTGCTCACGGGCACTCGATGGGATTCCAGTACAACGGGCGTTTGCGTTCCGCGGAGATTATATTCAATGACGCCGGCGAATTCCGACAAATTCGACGTGCGGAAAATTTCGACGACTACTTCTCGACCGTTGATTTCAATGCCGTCAAAATTGACCGCAAAGAATCAGCTACCAGCGTCTAA
- a CDS encoding mu-protocadherin has product MVGAVMLLIAASAGITSIGISTVGITYGWTPDGGRGVKYIIQIPPEKVDQVVRSGEIASQIPTEIRGHVSEVVIRIGQGTLPRVTPNHLTQAGYQTPVDPSAGTTTGQLAAEDRFPMPIPSMGDAARLTPIQARSEPATAMMKPAPQGGGMNLPGSLGPPSLGTGAASNASNQFNSAAESAYQQAQKNLNQAADRMGQTAGSQMQSVADQAREAMTNRFNTDPDDPRTRLLQNEATAPRNQNTAANSAAATNPYARSSATRPSTNPVSATATAKDSTEQDWYDLRNGSRRRPSTDPVDSSSNLASRSSDTTANPNSGPSAFDNSGFGRLPSGLDSNGLDSRGLDSNRSQTAARNQSTTRGLDPTRARDSGSGLGSNSGLASSDDRFGNPRSANTNLDYDPRLTAVQAQQLPPGGYSFDGDGYPIDRQGYRLNRYGERVDNTSSNSLASNQQNTSPYGQATNGQSTNPRDTTSRNSYGDNRNQNQYGSTANSNDARAGQNNVNRNAPNYGSPNSYANNNAYPGSNNYSQPNGYPQPGQGNQAGQGNQSGQGNQLNPGQFNTNMAGYPYNNTQLVQPPMAPTQGNYAQTNAYPGMPATNQYAGPSQMGMGIGMGAYPQLTDPRLASLTGQTTNTSAQSGTTGTNSSRADSDLRGSDETLISDRDRLSRSRDLKTNPDQVAAQPIFNGMLLLSIVTNVYLFFWLNNMRLRFRDTVASKRSANSGSPLAAST; this is encoded by the coding sequence ATGGTCGGCGCTGTGATGCTTTTGATCGCCGCCAGTGCTGGAATTACCAGCATCGGGATCTCTACCGTAGGAATCACCTATGGGTGGACCCCAGATGGTGGGCGTGGTGTGAAATACATCATCCAAATTCCGCCGGAAAAGGTCGATCAGGTCGTCCGTAGCGGCGAGATCGCCAGCCAAATTCCGACCGAAATCCGCGGCCACGTTAGTGAAGTGGTGATCCGCATCGGTCAGGGAACGCTGCCCCGCGTCACGCCGAATCACTTGACCCAAGCAGGCTATCAAACGCCGGTTGATCCCTCTGCTGGAACAACGACAGGGCAGCTTGCCGCGGAAGATCGATTCCCCATGCCGATCCCCTCGATGGGCGATGCCGCACGGCTGACTCCCATTCAAGCGAGGTCCGAGCCCGCGACCGCGATGATGAAACCGGCCCCGCAAGGCGGCGGGATGAATCTGCCTGGAAGCTTGGGCCCGCCATCGTTGGGCACTGGAGCGGCATCAAATGCTAGCAATCAGTTTAATAGCGCCGCCGAAAGCGCCTACCAACAAGCACAAAAGAACCTCAACCAAGCTGCCGACCGGATGGGGCAAACAGCCGGCTCGCAAATGCAGTCGGTCGCTGATCAGGCCCGCGAGGCGATGACCAACCGCTTCAACACTGATCCGGACGATCCGCGAACTCGCTTACTGCAAAACGAAGCAACGGCACCCCGAAACCAAAACACAGCTGCCAACTCAGCAGCAGCAACGAACCCTTACGCTCGTTCCAGTGCCACCCGTCCATCGACGAATCCGGTGTCTGCCACAGCGACCGCGAAAGACTCAACCGAACAGGATTGGTACGACTTGCGGAACGGCTCTCGACGCCGACCTTCGACCGATCCCGTCGATTCGTCCTCGAATTTGGCCAGTCGCTCATCCGACACGACGGCCAATCCGAATAGTGGTCCGAGTGCGTTCGACAATTCCGGCTTTGGTCGTTTGCCCAGTGGTCTGGATTCGAATGGTTTGGATTCCAGGGGTCTCGATTCGAACCGCAGCCAGACCGCCGCTCGCAACCAGAGCACCACCCGAGGTCTTGATCCGACCCGTGCACGAGATTCCGGTAGCGGATTGGGGTCCAACAGCGGTTTGGCTTCGAGTGATGATCGCTTCGGCAACCCGCGCTCTGCTAACACAAATCTCGATTACGATCCACGATTGACCGCGGTTCAGGCTCAACAATTGCCACCAGGTGGTTACAGCTTTGACGGTGATGGCTATCCGATTGATCGCCAGGGCTACCGATTGAATCGCTACGGCGAACGTGTCGATAACACTTCGTCGAATTCATTGGCCAGCAACCAGCAAAATACCTCCCCGTACGGGCAAGCGACTAACGGGCAATCGACGAATCCTCGCGATACCACGTCTCGCAATTCCTACGGCGACAACCGCAATCAAAATCAGTACGGATCCACCGCGAATTCCAATGATGCTCGCGCAGGCCAAAACAACGTCAATCGAAACGCTCCCAATTACGGGAGCCCGAATTCCTACGCAAACAACAATGCGTATCCAGGCTCCAACAACTATTCGCAGCCCAACGGCTATCCCCAACCGGGGCAAGGAAATCAGGCCGGTCAAGGAAACCAGAGCGGCCAAGGGAATCAACTGAATCCAGGCCAGTTCAATACCAACATGGCAGGGTATCCGTACAACAACACGCAGTTAGTCCAGCCGCCGATGGCACCGACGCAGGGCAACTACGCACAAACGAACGCTTATCCAGGCATGCCGGCGACGAATCAGTACGCGGGACCGTCACAAATGGGGATGGGCATCGGAATGGGAGCCTATCCGCAGCTAACCGATCCGCGACTCGCGTCATTGACTGGCCAAACGACCAACACATCGGCTCAATCCGGTACCACGGGCACGAACTCATCGCGAGCGGATTCAGACCTTCGCGGCAGTGACGAGACCCTGATCTCGGATCGCGATCGACTGAGCCGTTCACGAGACCTGAAGACGAATCCTGATCAGGTCGCCGCGCAGCCCATTTTCAACGGCATGTTGCTGTTGTCGATCGTGACCAACGTGTACCTGTTCTTCTGGCTCAACAACATGCGATTGCGATTCCGAGACACGGTCGCATCCAAACGCTCCGCGAACAGCGGCAGCCCGTTAGCCGCCAGCACCTGA
- a CDS encoding glycine zipper domain-containing protein, giving the protein MFTASPLNCLVRNRVAMATVLLASLSQTVQAQNNTQRGATFGGITGAIAGALIGDNNGEAGAGAAIGGAIGAVAGGVLGNAKDKDIAYYQSRQQYGTPVQAAPVYAAPQPTGAVSYSDVIAMSRSGVGDGVILNQIQTRGVQRQPVVSDIITLHQQGVSEVVISAMQQARTGPQYVAAPQTTIVETTPVYVQPRIHTYSVPSYRPPHRHGYRGRPSYGIHIGH; this is encoded by the coding sequence ATGTTTACCGCTTCTCCTTTAAATTGCTTGGTGCGGAATCGCGTCGCGATGGCAACCGTCTTGCTCGCCAGTTTGTCGCAGACCGTCCAGGCTCAGAATAATACCCAGCGGGGGGCCACGTTCGGTGGCATCACCGGTGCGATCGCCGGAGCATTGATTGGCGATAACAACGGCGAAGCCGGTGCAGGTGCCGCGATTGGCGGGGCCATTGGTGCCGTTGCTGGTGGTGTGTTGGGCAACGCCAAGGACAAAGACATTGCTTATTACCAGTCGCGTCAACAGTACGGCACTCCTGTTCAGGCTGCACCGGTATACGCCGCTCCCCAGCCAACCGGTGCGGTTTCATACTCCGACGTCATCGCGATGAGCCGCAGTGGTGTGGGTGACGGGGTCATCTTGAACCAAATTCAAACTCGTGGTGTCCAGCGACAGCCGGTCGTATCGGACATCATCACGCTGCACCAACAGGGTGTCAGCGAAGTGGTGATTTCGGCAATGCAGCAAGCCCGCACCGGGCCCCAGTACGTTGCCGCACCGCAAACAACGATTGTGGAAACAACGCCTGTCTACGTGCAGCCACGCATTCATACCTATAGCGTGCCCAGCTACCGTCCACCGCACCGACATGGGTATCGTGGTCGTCCGAGCTACGGCATTCATATCGGCCATTGA
- a CDS encoding OB-fold-containig protein — protein sequence MSLIYLAQTHWSDRFIEHLFVGPMWPATMLALFVWAFVLISLLGFFSIDLGVDSPEIDLDPGLDLAPDIDLDPTIDVDGNLDVDTSVDASGHDAHADMFGGLAAATLKAVHLDRVPLMIWLATFSLLFWVISYLLWFEFDVERYSPIWLHSIALTIRNAVIAVVCTRFLTTPLHRLLVPPVQYHTETLVGDCATVETSEVNEQFGRARYATNAAPLLIDIRTTGEVIPKGSNVRILRYNAHTKTYLVQSEIENDDLLVGK from the coding sequence GTGTCCTTGATCTACTTGGCACAAACTCACTGGTCCGACCGCTTCATCGAACACCTGTTCGTCGGTCCGATGTGGCCAGCCACGATGTTGGCATTGTTCGTTTGGGCATTCGTGCTGATTTCGTTGCTAGGTTTCTTCAGTATCGACCTAGGTGTTGATAGCCCCGAAATCGATCTCGATCCAGGGTTGGACCTGGCTCCCGATATCGATCTGGATCCAACAATCGATGTCGACGGGAACTTGGATGTCGACACGTCGGTGGACGCGAGCGGTCATGACGCGCATGCCGACATGTTTGGCGGACTCGCCGCAGCAACCCTGAAGGCGGTTCACCTGGACCGGGTGCCGCTGATGATCTGGTTGGCGACCTTCAGTTTATTGTTCTGGGTGATCAGCTACTTGTTGTGGTTCGAGTTCGATGTTGAGCGATACTCGCCGATTTGGCTGCACAGCATTGCGTTGACGATTCGCAATGCCGTCATCGCGGTCGTGTGCACACGGTTCTTGACCACGCCACTGCACCGCTTGCTGGTCCCACCGGTTCAGTACCACACTGAAACTTTGGTCGGTGACTGCGCGACCGTCGAGACCAGTGAAGTGAATGAGCAATTCGGCCGCGCTCGCTACGCCACCAACGCCGCTCCATTGTTGATTGACATCCGCACCACCGGCGAAGTGATCCCCAAAGGCAGTAATGTTCGTATCCTGCGTTACAACGCCCACACGAAGACCTACTTGGTCCAGTCCGAGATCGAAAACGACGATCTCTTAGTGGGAAAATGA
- a CDS encoding alpha/beta hydrolase family protein: MKSKHILASILAIAVLATCLDSRPSVAASPDSPSVLDIEPNDSARDRVVPIRVYLAEGTQPQPVILVSHGLGGSRETKAYLGKHWSAAGFHCVFMQHAGSDRDLLRSLPFGKKLSGFKKAANLQNSMDRIGDVSFVLDQLEKWDQDKTHPLHHKFDFDHVGISGHSFGAATTLSVAGRMYPMRRSFAEPRIKAFLAMSPQPAQNISVENAFGSIDQPFLCMTGTKDSSPITPSVTPDSRQSVYRAMPTGDKFQLVLHDGTHSAFGDEGLRRTDTRNPNHHQAIKKISTEFWKAYLTDDANAKRWLQSNQPATDGTLEPKDTWESK, translated from the coding sequence ATGAAAAGCAAACACATTCTCGCCAGCATCCTGGCCATCGCGGTACTAGCTACATGCCTTGACTCGCGACCTTCCGTTGCGGCGTCACCCGACTCTCCTTCTGTACTGGACATCGAGCCGAACGACTCAGCGCGAGACCGAGTGGTTCCCATTCGCGTCTATTTGGCCGAAGGGACTCAGCCCCAACCGGTCATCCTGGTTTCGCATGGCCTGGGAGGCTCTCGTGAGACCAAGGCGTATCTGGGGAAACACTGGTCAGCAGCGGGCTTTCACTGTGTGTTCATGCAGCATGCAGGCAGCGATCGCGACCTTCTTCGATCACTGCCTTTCGGTAAGAAACTCAGTGGGTTCAAGAAGGCCGCGAACCTTCAAAACAGCATGGATCGCATTGGGGATGTGTCGTTCGTACTCGATCAACTCGAAAAATGGGATCAAGACAAAACGCATCCGCTGCATCACAAGTTTGACTTCGATCACGTTGGAATCAGCGGGCACAGCTTCGGGGCCGCCACCACGCTTTCGGTCGCCGGGCGGATGTATCCGATGCGGAGATCGTTCGCCGAACCCAGGATCAAAGCGTTCCTGGCCATGAGCCCCCAGCCAGCTCAAAATATCAGCGTTGAAAATGCGTTTGGCTCGATCGACCAACCGTTTCTGTGCATGACCGGTACCAAGGACAGTAGCCCAATCACCCCCTCGGTAACTCCAGACTCCCGCCAGTCCGTCTACCGAGCAATGCCAACGGGCGACAAGTTTCAACTCGTCCTGCACGACGGTACTCACAGTGCGTTCGGTGATGAAGGGCTACGTCGTACGGATACTCGAAATCCCAACCACCATCAGGCCATCAAAAAAATCAGTACCGAATTCTGGAAGGCCTACCTCACCGACGACGCCAACGCGAAACGTTGGTTGCAATCAAACCAGCCCGCCACCGATGGCACACTGGAGCCCAAAGACACTTGGGAATCCAAATAG
- a CDS encoding SLC13 family permease: MPQFRTLATLVGVILAVAMFLLCAFGFGLPQNQAVTAAVITLCGVWWCTEAIPIPVTSLVPFMVFPFAGVLDHQQLATAYGDKFVLLFLAGFMISRAAEHSGTHLRVSHAMMSWLGTSSQRRIVLGFLLAPAFCSMWISNTATALIMLPVAIAVLAEQKDPKLTVPLLLAVAYGSSIGGMSTIIGTPPNGVFVSIYEQQTSHTVDFFSWMKIGGPVSLIMLLAAGILLTRGLGKAADLELHDLGDWTSGQRRVFGIIGITALLWMTRNAPLGGWSEWLNMPMAHDATVGLAAVIALFLVPSGEESATANPDSTGELESTGDPDQGDQSESKGGCKRLLDWETAKDIPWGVLVLFGGGIAIAKASEVSGLSQSIGSQLTLLEGYHPLVLIAVICFTVTFLTEVTSNVATTTLLMPILGAAAEGGGFDPAFFMVPAALSASCAFMLPVATPPNAIIFGSEQVSIRDMVRAGFWLNLVGAVVITTVCYFWSGF; this comes from the coding sequence ATGCCCCAGTTCCGCACCCTCGCCACCCTTGTCGGTGTGATTCTGGCCGTGGCGATGTTTCTGTTGTGTGCGTTTGGTTTTGGATTGCCGCAGAACCAAGCCGTGACAGCGGCGGTGATCACGCTTTGCGGGGTGTGGTGGTGTACCGAAGCGATTCCAATTCCGGTGACATCGTTGGTGCCGTTCATGGTTTTTCCATTCGCGGGTGTGCTCGATCATCAACAGCTGGCAACGGCTTATGGTGATAAGTTCGTCTTGTTGTTTCTCGCGGGGTTCATGATTTCTCGGGCGGCCGAACATTCGGGGACTCACCTGCGGGTTTCGCATGCGATGATGAGTTGGCTGGGGACGAGTTCACAGCGGCGAATCGTGTTGGGCTTTTTGCTCGCCCCTGCCTTTTGCAGCATGTGGATCTCCAACACCGCAACGGCCCTGATCATGCTGCCTGTGGCGATTGCGGTACTGGCGGAACAGAAGGATCCGAAACTCACTGTTCCTTTGTTGCTAGCAGTGGCTTATGGAAGCAGCATTGGTGGCATGTCGACAATCATCGGCACGCCGCCCAATGGGGTGTTTGTTTCAATCTACGAGCAACAGACGTCGCACACCGTCGACTTCTTTTCGTGGATGAAGATTGGGGGGCCGGTTTCATTGATCATGTTATTGGCCGCTGGAATCTTGCTGACACGTGGGCTCGGCAAAGCAGCGGATCTTGAACTGCACGATCTGGGCGACTGGACGAGCGGGCAACGCCGCGTGTTTGGGATCATTGGAATCACAGCGTTGTTGTGGATGACGCGTAACGCGCCGCTGGGTGGTTGGTCGGAGTGGTTGAACATGCCGATGGCCCACGATGCCACGGTCGGTTTGGCTGCCGTGATTGCGTTGTTTTTGGTGCCCAGTGGCGAAGAGAGTGCTACCGCCAATCCAGATTCCACTGGTGAGTTGGAATCCACTGGCGATCCGGATCAGGGTGACCAATCAGAATCGAAGGGCGGATGCAAGCGGTTGCTTGACTGGGAAACAGCGAAGGACATTCCCTGGGGCGTGTTGGTGCTGTTTGGCGGCGGGATCGCGATCGCGAAAGCGTCGGAAGTGTCTGGTTTATCGCAAAGCATTGGTAGCCAGTTGACGTTGCTGGAAGGCTATCACCCGTTGGTCTTAATTGCCGTGATTTGCTTTACCGTGACGTTCTTAACGGAAGTGACTTCGAACGTCGCGACAACGACCTTATTGATGCCCATTTTGGGCGCGGCGGCCGAAGGCGGTGGCTTCGATCCGGCGTTCTTCATGGTGCCGGCTGCTTTGTCGGCAAGCTGTGCTTTCATGTTGCCGGTGGCCACACCACCCAACGCGATCATCTTTGGATCCGAACAGGTTTCGATCCGCGACATGGTCCGAGCCGGATTTTGGCTGAACCTGGTCGGAGCCGTTGTGATCACCACCGTTTGCTATTTTTGGAGCGGGTTTTAG